The sequence TTTTTGGACCTTCAGGTTCTGGGAAAACTACATTTTTAAATATGATAGGTTGTCTTGATAAACCTACTTCAGGTGAAATATATTTTAATAAAAACAAGTTAAAAGATTTGAATAAAAAAGAATTAGCAGATATTAGGAGATATAATATTGGCTTTATTTTTCAAAGTTATAATTTAATTCCTGTACTTACAGCTTATGAAAATGTTGAATTTGCTTTAAGGTTAATAGATGGGGAAACAGATAAAGACATAAAAAATAAAGTAATGAAAATCTTAGCTGATGTTGGTTTAGAAGGACTTGAAAAAAGAAAACCTAATGAACTTTCTGGTGGACAAAAACAAAGAGTTGCTGTAGCAAGAGCTTTAGTAAAAGAACCTAAATTGATTTTAGCTGATGAGCCAACTGCAAATCTAGATTCAAAAACCGGAAAAGAAGTAATGGAAATTATGTTAAAAATGAATGAACAGTTAAATACAACTTTTATATTTTCAACTCATGATCCTAGAGTTATGGATTATGCCAGACGTTTGATTGAAATTAAAGATGGTCTTATTTCTGATGATGAAAGGAGGTAAGTGTTATGTTTTTGCTCAAATTAGCATTTAAAAACCTTACCCGCCATCGTAAAAGAACATTAATAACTGCTTCAATAATTGCAGCTGCAGTTGTTATATTTTTAGCTTTTGATTCTATTTTATTAGGTTTAAATGAAGCTTCTTATAAAAATATAATTAATTATTCTACATCTGAGATGCAGGTTGTTAAAAACGAATACTGGGAAAATAAAGATAACTTACCTTTAAATAATTTAATTGAAGAAGATCAGGAGTTTATGAATAAGTTAAGTTCCAACAGTATTATAGAAGGTTATAGTAGGAAACTTATTTTTCAGGCAAGATTAAATAATGGAATTGATGAATTGCCAATTAAGGCAGTAGGTGTTAGAGGGGATGAAATTAATAGAACTTTAGATTTGAAAAGCAAAATAATTGAAGGTGAATTTTTTCTAAATGGTGAAAAACATGCAGTTTTAGGTAAAGAATTAGCTGATTTAATGAATTTAGAATATGGTGATTATTTAACATTATTAGTAAGGACTAAAGAGGATACTTTTAATACTATAGAATTAGAAATCGGTGGATTATTAAAAACTCCAAATCCAGAGGTTAATAAAAACAATCTTTATTTACCTTTAAATATTGCTCAAGATTCTCTTAATTTAAATAATGAATTTAGTCATTTATTAATTAAAACCAAAAATAATATTGAAATAGATAGAATAGCTGCAAAATTAGAAAATGATCTAAAAAATATAAATCAGAATTTAAAAGTAGTTCCCTGGAATGATTTAACTGCAGTTTCCGTTATGACTGCTAAACAGGGGGCAAATCGAATGATTTTAGGGATTATTCTTTTGCTGGCTGCTATTGGAATTATTAATACAGTAATTTTAGCAGCTTTAGAACGCATGGAAGAAATTGGAATGATGAAAGCTATGGGAATGAAAAGAAGTGAAATTATTATTTCTTTTGTTCTGGAATCAACTGGATTAGCAATTATTGGAGGAATATTAGGTTGTGTTTTTGGGGCAGCAGTAATATTTTTTATGCATAATTATGGTATAGATTTTGCTGCTCTTTATGATATCAATATTAATGAATTTGGTATTCCAATTGTTGATAAGATTTATGGTGCATGGAAAATTACTTCTTTTTTCTTTGTTTTTATATTCAGTGTAATTGTTTCTATGATTTCTAGTATCTTTCCTGCTTACTGGGCAGCTAATAAAAATCCTGTGGATGCTATTCATCACAGATAAAGGAGGGATCATATGGGTTATTTAGTTAAATTGGCTTTTAAAAATATATTCAGACATAAATTACGTACTATTGTTTCAATATCAGCAATTATTGTAGCCATTATAGTTGTAGTTTTTGCCAGAGGCTTAATTAATGGGATGATTAATTCAACTTATTCAGATTATTTTCACTATCAATCCGGACATGTAAGAGTTATTAATAAAGAATATGAACAAAAAGAAAGACTTCTATCATTAAATCATACTGTGAGTGGGTTTTCTGAAGAAGAAGGTCTGGATACAATGTTTGAAGAATTTAATAATATAGAAGGTGTTGAAAGAGTAATACCCAGATTAAAATTTGGAGCTATAGTTAGTACAGGTGATGAATTGGTTGAAATGATGGGTTGGGGAGTTGATTCACAAAAAGAATTAGATTTTACAAATTTGGGAGAAAATATTGCTGAGGGAAGAATGGTTGAAAAAGGAAAAATGGAAGTTGTTATGGGAGATAGTCTGCTTCAGGATTTAAATAAAGAAGTTGGTGATAAAGTAACTATTGTTTATAATACAGCTTTTAGTTCTCTAAAAGGTGCTACTTTCAAAATTGTAGGGAAAGTTGATAGTAATTTAAAACTACTTGATGAAAAATTGTTTTATTTGCCATTAAGTGTTGCTCAAAGACAATTATATCTTGATGGTCAAACTACTGAAATTTTATTTGAATTAAAAGATCGAAATATGGCTGGAGAGACAAGCAATAAAATCAATGCTCTTTTATCTAATAAAGGAGTTGCTGATAAATATGAGGCAATTAACTGGCGAGAAGGTGGAGGCATAATTTCCTTTTTTGATTTAGCAAAAAACATATATAATGTAATATATATTTTCATTGTTGGCCTGGCCAGTTTTGTAGTAATCAACACTTTGATTATGATTGTAAAAGAAAGAACTCAAGAAATTGGAATGATGAGTTCTCTAGGATTGAAAAAAAGTTCGATTTTAAAGCTATTTATTTTTGAAGGAACAGTGATGGGTATAATCGGTAGTTTTATTGGTGCAGTTTTTGGAGGTATAATAACTAAGGTTCTTTCAACTGTTGGTCTTGACTTTACTCAAGCATTTGAGGGAATGGGTGAAGAAATAATAATGAGCACTATAATTTACCCTGAACATTCTATTTCAAATTTGATTTTTGCCTTTTTCTTAGGAGTCATAATTGTAAGTTTAGCTAGTATTATACCAGCACGAAGAGCTGCAAATCTAGAACCTACAGATGCTTTGCGTGATATAGAATAAGAGGAGGTTAAACTATGAATACTAATAAATTAACTAAGATAGATTTTAATATGAAATTAATTACTAGTTTTTTAATAATGATTTTCTGTTTAATATTTTTAAGTCAAAATATGATGGCTATAACTGCTGAAGAAATCATTAATAAAAGAGATGAAAATGAATATATAGAATCTGCTAGAATAGAAGCAAAAATGATTATAACTAATTCAGGACGTGAAATGACTAAAGAAATGGTGTCAATTTCTAAGGGAGAAGATGCTTTTGTTGAATTTACAAACTCTAGAGATAGAGGCACAAAATATCTTAAAAAAGGAGATAATCTTTGGATGTTTTTCCCAGATGCTGAAGATGTAGTAAAAATTTCCGGGCATATGATGAATCAAGGAATGATGGGCAGTGATTTTTCCTATCAGGATATAATGGAATCAACTAAAATGACCGAGCTTTACAACTTTGAATTAATTGGAGAAGGTGAATATAATAACCGCACCTGTTATATATTAGAAGCTACTGCTGTTGAAGGTAAGGAAGTTTCTTATTACAGGAGAAAAATTTGGATTGACAAAGAAAGGTTTATTGCTTTAAAAGAAGAATTATATGCACAAAGTGGTAGGCTTTTAAAAGTTAGTGAAGTAAAAGAAGTTGATGAATTTGAAGGAAGATATTACCCGGTGATAAGTATTATGGAAAATAAACTAAGAGAAAATACAAGTACTGAATTTATTGTTGAAAAAATTGAGTTTAATCCTGAGATAGATGAGAGTATATTTACATTAGAAAATTTACAATAATAAGGAGGTAATTATGAATAAAAAGCTTTTGATTATTTTCAGTTTTTTACTAATAATTTTACTATCCTTAACTGCTTCAGCTGAGGTTGAAATAGGTGGAGAAGTAGGGGTTGATTCAAGTGTTATTTTTAATAATAATCAAAGTGAATTTTATTTAACAGAGAATCTAAAAATTAAATTATTTATTCCTCAAACAAAAAGTGCTGAAGTAAAAGTAGATTTTGAGCTAAGGAATAATCAATTTGGTACAAACACTACTTTTAAAAAATTATATATAAAAAGAGGATATAATAATTTTAATATTAGTCTGGGAAGACAGCCGGTTTCCTGGTCATTTGGATCATTAATTAATCCAGTTGATTTTAATTTTGGAGCAGAGATTATGGATCAGTCTCAATCAGCTAAATATATAGATGCTGCAAAAATTTATGTACCAGTTAACTGGAAAACAGGTATAGAACTAGTGGCTAATCCTCAAATTTCAACTAAAACGAAAACTGAAACTAAAACTGGGATTAGGGCTAGAACTATGATAAATAATTATGATCTATCATTAAATTATATAAATGATCCTCTGGATATTAATAGAAAAAACAAAATAGGATTAAGTTTAAAAGGTGACTTAGGACCCCTGGGTCTATATTCAGCAGTTAGTTATGAAAAATCGACTAAGCAAACCATTGAAGATGAAAATATATATTTATTGGGACTTGATTATAGTAAAACAATTAATTATGATCAGCGAGTTTATTTACAGGGAGAAGTTATTAATTTAAGCTCAATTAAACTCAAAGAATTTGCAACAACTTTATTACAGGCTGACATCTCAGATAATTTAGAATTAGATGAAAAAAGATATAATCTTTTAGCAGGAAATATATCTTATTCAATTAATAATTTTTCAAGTGTAAATTTATTTTTATTAGGGAATATTAATGACAGCAGTTTTGCCTTAACACCTCAATATAAAAATCAACTACCTGGAAATATAGATTTAACTATAAGTAGTATTTTAGCAACCAGCAAAAACAAAGATTTTTTCAATCAGGAAAATGTACCACTATCCATAAATTTTAATTTAAGCTATTCTTTTTAAAAATTAATTCTATAGATAAATTTATTTGTTATGGAGGGTTTTTATGTATTTAATAAGATTAGCAATCAAAAATCTAACCAGACATAAAAAAAGAACATTATTAACTGCAGGGATTATTGCTTTAGCAGTAGTATTTTATATATTTTTAGATTCTTTAATGTTGGGTATGAGAAATAAAGCTTTATCAAATATAATTGATTTTGAAAGTGGTCATATTCAGGTTGCTAATGAAAATTATTGGGAGCAAAGAGATGAATTTCCTTTAGAAAATTTAATGAACCAGGATGGAGAAACAGCAGCAATAATAAAGGAAACTGAAGGAATAAAGGGAATTTCTCCTCAATTAAAATTTCTGGCCAGATTAAATAATGGTGTGGATGAGATTCCAATTCCTGTTGAAGGAGTTATACCTCAAAATGAAAAAGAGGTATTTGAAAAAGATAAATATTTTGTGAAAGGTGATTATTTTGCTAAGGGTGAATATAAAGCTGTTTTAGGAAAAAATCTAGCAGAATTAATGGGGCTAAAAAATGGTGATTATTTCACTTTAGTATTTAGAACAAAAAATGAGACATTTAATACAATTGATTTACAAATATCAGGGCTTTTAGAAACCCCTAATCCTAATATCAATTCTAATAGAATATTTATTCCTCTTTCTATAGCTCAGAAAGTTCTTAATGTAGATAATAAAATTAGTCAGTATGCTATAAGAACAGAAAAAAAGGAAGTTGAAGAAGAAATTAAATTGTTAAATAATGAATTAAATGGTGAAATAACAGCTTTTCCCTGGCAGGATTCTGCTTCTTCTATGATAAAATTAAGTCAGGCTCAAGAAATAGAAAGTGAAATTATTTTAGGTATTATTTTAATTATTGCTGTTTTAGGTATTATAAACTCCATTATATTAGCAGGAATAGAAAGAATCGAAGAAATAGGGATGATGAAAGCTCTTGGTATGAAAGAAAGAGAAATTATTTTGACATTTGTTTATGAATCTACTGGCATTGGAGTTTTAGGAGCATTTATAGGATCTGTATTTAGTTTTATAGGAGTTGGTTTATTTCAAAAATATGGAATTGATTTTTTTAAATTAATGGGAACCGACTATGATTTTAGTGATTTTGGGATGCCAATTATGGGAAAAGTTTATGGTGAATGGAATCCTGAGACCTTTCTCTTTATTATTGTATTTGTGATTTTGATTAGTAGTATAGTTAGTATTTTTCCTGCAATGTGGGCAGCTAAAAAAGAAGCAGCAAAAGCAATTCACCATAAACAATAAAAAGTCTATAATTATCCAAGTTGTGTTTCATCTATAAAATATTTAAATGAGATTACTAATGGTAGTGAAATCAAAACTCCAATTAAGCTAAATCTCATTCCTACTAAAAGACCATATTTATCTATGAAATAACCAATTGCCATTGGTCCCAGACTATAGATGATTGTATAAAGAGTTGAAAAAAGACCAAAACCTGACCCCTGATATTTTTCAGGGGATTTTTTCATTACATAGGAATTGATTAAGGTATTATGGCTTTTGAAAGTAATTCCTAGAACTATAAGTGTTAAAATAATCATAAAGTGATTAATATGTAGGGTAAAAATAATAAAAAAGATGAGATTAAGAGCAGTAAGTGTAGCAAAAATTCTTTTTACTCCAAATTTATCAGCAGCCCAGGCAACTCCCATTTTGGTAATGAGTCCACTTACAGCTATTATTGTAAAAAGCTTATTGGCATTAGAAAAACTATAATTTTTTGCTTCAGCTAAAGCAGTAGGAATAAAAGATTCAAAACCTTTTATAGCAAAAAAACCAAAACCTCCTACTAAGGTAGCCCAAATTATAAATTTTCTAAGATTAGGGTGTTTGAAAACTTCAAATATTTCCGTTAATTCTTCTTTAAAACTATTTTGATTTTCTGGATCACTTTTTATAGTTTTTTTGATTTTTTTGCCTTTCATAAAATAGGCAAATAAAAAACTGGTAATTATAATTCCTATACCAGCAGCCAAAAATAGACTATTCCAGGAATAACCTAGATTTTCTAGAAATAAAATTACAGCTAAAGGTGCTATAAAACTGGCTGTACCTCCAAAAAGTTCTAAAAGA is a genomic window of Halanaerobiales bacterium containing:
- a CDS encoding FtsX-like permease family protein, with amino-acid sequence MGYLVKLAFKNIFRHKLRTIVSISAIIVAIIVVVFARGLINGMINSTYSDYFHYQSGHVRVINKEYEQKERLLSLNHTVSGFSEEEGLDTMFEEFNNIEGVERVIPRLKFGAIVSTGDELVEMMGWGVDSQKELDFTNLGENIAEGRMVEKGKMEVVMGDSLLQDLNKEVGDKVTIVYNTAFSSLKGATFKIVGKVDSNLKLLDEKLFYLPLSVAQRQLYLDGQTTEILFELKDRNMAGETSNKINALLSNKGVADKYEAINWREGGGIISFFDLAKNIYNVIYIFIVGLASFVVINTLIMIVKERTQEIGMMSSLGLKKSSILKLFIFEGTVMGIIGSFIGAVFGGIITKVLSTVGLDFTQAFEGMGEEIIMSTIIYPEHSISNLIFAFFLGVIIVSLASIIPARRAANLEPTDALRDIE
- a CDS encoding outer membrane lipoprotein-sorting protein yields the protein MNTNKLTKIDFNMKLITSFLIMIFCLIFLSQNMMAITAEEIINKRDENEYIESARIEAKMIITNSGREMTKEMVSISKGEDAFVEFTNSRDRGTKYLKKGDNLWMFFPDAEDVVKISGHMMNQGMMGSDFSYQDIMESTKMTELYNFELIGEGEYNNRTCYILEATAVEGKEVSYYRRKIWIDKERFIALKEELYAQSGRLLKVSEVKEVDEFEGRYYPVISIMENKLRENTSTEFIVEKIEFNPEIDESIFTLENLQ
- a CDS encoding FtsX-like permease family protein; the protein is MYLIRLAIKNLTRHKKRTLLTAGIIALAVVFYIFLDSLMLGMRNKALSNIIDFESGHIQVANENYWEQRDEFPLENLMNQDGETAAIIKETEGIKGISPQLKFLARLNNGVDEIPIPVEGVIPQNEKEVFEKDKYFVKGDYFAKGEYKAVLGKNLAELMGLKNGDYFTLVFRTKNETFNTIDLQISGLLETPNPNINSNRIFIPLSIAQKVLNVDNKISQYAIRTEKKEVEEEIKLLNNELNGEITAFPWQDSASSMIKLSQAQEIESEIILGIILIIAVLGIINSIILAGIERIEEIGMMKALGMKEREIILTFVYESTGIGVLGAFIGSVFSFIGVGLFQKYGIDFFKLMGTDYDFSDFGMPIMGKVYGEWNPETFLFIIVFVILISSIVSIFPAMWAAKKEAAKAIHHKQ
- a CDS encoding MFS transporter translates to MDTDNPNYIVVFVLNSILFFFSGIAKFIYTPLLSPLKNSLSISSTQAGSLITFVYLGYAFTRFPSGILTDIYGCKKTIIYSSFLTGLSLLLLSFSPNYLVLAILSFLMGGATGLYTTAGYTFSVLIGKTGKETTSTALLELFGGTASFIAPLAVILFLENLGYSWNSLFLAAGIGIIITSFLFAYFMKGKKIKKTIKSDPENQNSFKEELTEIFEVFKHPNLRKFIIWATLVGGFGFFAIKGFESFIPTALAEAKNYSFSNANKLFTIIAVSGLITKMGVAWAADKFGVKRIFATLTALNLIFFIIFTLHINHFMIILTLIVLGITFKSHNTLINSYVMKKSPEKYQGSGFGLFSTLYTIIYSLGPMAIGYFIDKYGLLVGMRFSLIGVLISLPLVISFKYFIDETQLG
- a CDS encoding ABC transporter ATP-binding protein gives rise to the protein MALLNLKDVKKIYQQGEIEVPALNGINIDIEEGEFTTIFGPSGSGKTTFLNMIGCLDKPTSGEIYFNKNKLKDLNKKELADIRRYNIGFIFQSYNLIPVLTAYENVEFALRLIDGETDKDIKNKVMKILADVGLEGLEKRKPNELSGGQKQRVAVARALVKEPKLILADEPTANLDSKTGKEVMEIMLKMNEQLNTTFIFSTHDPRVMDYARRLIEIKDGLISDDERR
- a CDS encoding FtsX-like permease family protein, producing MFLLKLAFKNLTRHRKRTLITASIIAAAVVIFLAFDSILLGLNEASYKNIINYSTSEMQVVKNEYWENKDNLPLNNLIEEDQEFMNKLSSNSIIEGYSRKLIFQARLNNGIDELPIKAVGVRGDEINRTLDLKSKIIEGEFFLNGEKHAVLGKELADLMNLEYGDYLTLLVRTKEDTFNTIELEIGGLLKTPNPEVNKNNLYLPLNIAQDSLNLNNEFSHLLIKTKNNIEIDRIAAKLENDLKNINQNLKVVPWNDLTAVSVMTAKQGANRMILGIILLLAAIGIINTVILAALERMEEIGMMKAMGMKRSEIIISFVLESTGLAIIGGILGCVFGAAVIFFMHNYGIDFAALYDININEFGIPIVDKIYGAWKITSFFFVFIFSVIVSMISSIFPAYWAANKNPVDAIHHR